DNA from Nocardioides yefusunii:
GCGGGAGCCATGAGCGAGCCACCGGCCGGACGGACGTCGGCGTAGGGCGAGACCTTTGCGCCGCTGCTGTGGACCAGCACCCTGCGGTGCTCGGGCATCCCCGCGCTCGGCACGGGGGTCTCCAGCAGCGCCCGCACCGCCATCACTCCGCTCTCGGGATCTGCGGCGCTGCTCCAGTGCTCGTGAACGGTGTCGAGGGCCCAGGCGCCGGTGGCGCGCAGCGAGACCCCGCGCGGACCGGTACGACGCACCACGCCACGCACCAGCACCATCCAGTGCGAGAAGACCGTGGTGGCGTAAGGCGCCTGGACGTCCTCGAAGAAGGTGGCGTCGACAGGGCCTGTCGAGTCGTCCAGAGTGAGGAACAGGACTCGTCGACCGGACCGCACCGGCGGGGTCTGGGCGGCGACCTTGACCCCGGCCACCAGCACCTCGGTGTTGCTGCGGAGGGTGAGCAGGTCGCGACTGCGGACCACTCCGAGCGCGTCGAGCATCTCCTGCCAGGGCGCCAGGACGTGGGTGGTGACGTCGAGGCCGAGCACTTCCAGTTCGGCAGCAGTGCGTTCGGCGTCGGTGAGTTCAGGCAGGCCGCTGCTGACCACCTCCGTCTCCTCGATCCCGAGGCTGAGCTGTACCGACTCCGGTGCCGTCTGCCGGGGACGGGCGGTTCCGGGCGCGGCTGCACGGCGTGCGGCACTGATCCCCCGACCGCGCGCGGCCCGGTCCTCGACCCGCCCCAGTCGGTCCAGCTCGGCGACTCGCAGCAACAGGTCGCGGCGCGTCACCCCCGACGTCCCCGGCCCGATCCCATGGATCCGATCGAAGGCGCCGGTGAGCACGAGTCGTTCCACCACCGGACGCGACACCCGGGCCCGGTGCCAGAAGTCGGCCAGTGAGCCGTAAGGGCGTCCGGCCACGATCCTGGCTACTTCGGCCTCGTCGATCCCCCGCACCTCGGCAAGCGCCAGCCGGATCGCGTACCCGGCCGGGTCCGTCTCGGAGCGTTCCACCCGGTAGGTGGCGTCGGAGAGGTCGACGTCGAGACCCCGTACCCCGATCCCGAAGTGCCGGGCGTCGTCCAGGATCAGACGCTTGGGATACATGCCGGGATCGTGGGTGAGCACTCCGGCCAGGAAGTGGGCGGGCCAGTGGGTCTTGAGCCAGGCCGACTGGTAGGTGGGCAGCGCGAACGCGGCGGCGTGGGCCTTGCAGAACCCGAAGGAGGCGAAGGCCTCCAGCACTGCCCAGACCTCCTCCACCACCGCAGCCGGGTAGCCGCGCTGCAGGGCGCGGGGCACGAACCACTGCTTGACCTCGGCCATTCCGTCAAGGGTGCCCAGCGCACGGCGCTTCTCGTCGCCCTCGGCGTTGTTGACACCGGCGAGGATCGCGATGATCTCGATCACCTGTTCGTGGAACACCACCACGCCGTGGCTGCTCTCCAGCACCGGTTTGAGGTCGGGGTGGAGGTAGCGCGCCGGACTCCACCCCTGCTTGGCGTCGAGGTAGGGACGGATCATGTCGCTCTTGACCGGTCCGGGACGGAACAGGGAGATGTCGGCGATGACCTCCTCGAAGGTGTGCACGCCTGACTTCCCGACGAGTTCGCGCTGTCCGGGCGACTCGATCTGGAACACCCCCAGAGTGCGCGCGGAGCTGATCAGTCCGTAGGTGGCCTCGTCGTCGAAGGGCACGCAGGTGGGGTCGTCGAGGTCGAGGTTCACGTCGTCGACGCGGGCAACCTCGGCGACGGCGTGCGCCATCGCTGACTGCATGCGGATGCCGAGCAGGTCGAGCTTGAGCAGGCCCATCTCCTCGACGTCGTCCTTGTCGAACTGGCTCATCGGGTGTCCGACGCTGCTGGACTCCACCGCGGTGCGGTCCAGCAGGGTGGTGTCGGAGAGCAGCACTCCGCACGGGTGCAGGGCGATGCTGCGCGGCAGCCCGTCGAGCCGTTCGACCA
Protein-coding regions in this window:
- a CDS encoding DNA polymerase III subunit alpha; the protein is MRDSFVHLHVASGHSLRYGASTPQRLAERAAEHGMDLLALTDRDGTYGAVKFARAAQRVGIAPVLGVDLAVDLGLTPPQRRDESSATRRSPVRGGAARTEHHTRAVFLARGRQGWAALCRMVSAAHLGSERGRPVATRDVLAQHLGDGHLEVLLGPWSGIGDAVARGSESQALREWAEWRSFVPGERLHLELVSHLSGGRQFDWGRGWSLTSTVHAGRTARFAGSVGASTVLSNAVRFADRDDALVVDVLDAARRLVPLDRRTVERTNAEGNLKSGAEMRRVAEEICRAAGDEDGASALLDRTRAVAEGCALDLRDDLGIGSVHFPEFELVRRDGLTPMPVAGESPADAQLRARCEAAVGWRYGQSPRQRIWKRLHDELDVIARLGYASYFLAVDEVTDLVRGLGIRAAARGSGAGSLVNYLLGISGVDPLRHGLLMERFLSPLRRSLPDIDIDVESARRGEIYDAVLQRFGAERCVCVSMAETYRVRHAVRDVGAALGVPPAEIDAIAKAFPHVRARDARSALADLPELRASGLAEERLSLMFSLVERLDGLPRSIALHPCGVLLSDTTLLDRTAVESSSVGHPMSQFDKDDVEEMGLLKLDLLGIRMQSAMAHAVAEVARVDDVNLDLDDPTCVPFDDEATYGLISSARTLGVFQIESPGQRELVGKSGVHTFEEVIADISLFRPGPVKSDMIRPYLDAKQGWSPARYLHPDLKPVLESSHGVVVFHEQVIEIIAILAGVNNAEGDEKRRALGTLDGMAEVKQWFVPRALQRGYPAAVVEEVWAVLEAFASFGFCKAHAAAFALPTYQSAWLKTHWPAHFLAGVLTHDPGMYPKRLILDDARHFGIGVRGLDVDLSDATYRVERSETDPAGYAIRLALAEVRGIDEAEVARIVAGRPYGSLADFWHRARVSRPVVERLVLTGAFDRIHGIGPGTSGVTRRDLLLRVAELDRLGRVEDRAARGRGISAARRAAAPGTARPRQTAPESVQLSLGIEETEVVSSGLPELTDAERTAAELEVLGLDVTTHVLAPWQEMLDALGVVRSRDLLTLRSNTEVLVAGVKVAAQTPPVRSGRRVLFLTLDDSTGPVDATFFEDVQAPYATTVFSHWMVLVRGVVRRTGPRGVSLRATGAWALDTVHEHWSSAADPESGVMAVRALLETPVPSAGMPEHRRVLVHSSGAKVSPYADVRPAGGSLMAPARSLWHRSAGSPG